In a genomic window of Lycium ferocissimum isolate CSIRO_LF1 chromosome 9, AGI_CSIRO_Lferr_CH_V1, whole genome shotgun sequence:
- the LOC132031420 gene encoding pentatricopeptide repeat-containing protein At1g53600, mitochondrial, with product MLAKPNPFSIFALSNLKYSTSSNTLYNTSTKTNKFLIYCNTQIAENGRNGNIKEAESIFYNMPTKNIVTWTAMLTAYSQNKQIKKARKLFDEMPERSVASWNAMLTGYMRNRIEIDEIFRFFEAFPERNAVSFAAMITGFVNAGRVDMAENLYVRMPMVYREPVCSNVLINGYLKVGKLDDAIRVFDGMVKKDIVSCSAMIDGYSKNGRVIEARGLFDKMKERNEVTWGAMIDGYMKNCCFEDGFDLFLRMRRESDVRLEPTMLTIVLEACGIFSRHRQGYQVHGLVSRLGFEFDVFLGNSLITMYSRFGCVDAAKSVFDSMLRKDVISWNSLISAFVQAGNLEEGYELFKRAPEKDVVSWTAMITGFSEKGLTEKCVDLFKMIPEKDDVAWTALISSFVNKGEYEEAFRWFIKMLQSAVRPNPLTLSSMLSASAGMATLNQGLQIHARVLKMDMEFELSIQSSLISMYSKCGSLDDAYRIFKFINFPNIVSLNAMITGFAQNGYAKEALKLFHQLQNEGEQPNSITFLGVLSACMHARLVEEGWNYFKSMRSLYNIEPEPDHYTSMVDILGRAGLLDEAVNLINSMPFKTHSGVWGALLSASKTHLRLDLAKLAAQRISDLEPSNAAPYVVLSDLYSIVGKKNDEEQVRLAKKLKRIKKFPGCSWVLLKNSIGLFLSGDQSHLNFEEIGCTLWTIMDEMKQLSCIDHDLLPH from the coding sequence ATGCTAGCAAAGCCAAACCCTTTCTCAATATTTGCACTTTCTAACCTTAAATACTCAACTTCTTCAAATACCCTTTATAACACTAGTACTAAAACaaacaaattcttgatttaCTGTAACACCCAAATTGCAGAAAATGGCCGAAACGGAAACATTAAAGAAGCCGAATCCATTTTCTACAATATGCCCACAAAAAATATCGTTACTTGGACTGCAATGCTCACCGCATACTCTCAAAACAAGCAAATCAAGAAAGCCCGTAAACTGTTCGATGAAATGCCTGAAAGAAGCGTTGCATCGTGGAACGCGATGCTTACGGGTTATATGAGGAATAGAATTGAGATTGATGAGATTTTTAGGTTTTTTGAGGCGTTTCCGGAGAGAAATGCGGTGTCTTTTGCTGCGATGATTACGGGTTTTGTTAATGCAGGGAGGGTTGATATGGCGGAAAATTTGTACGTTCGGATGCCTATGGTTTATCGTGAACCTGTTTGTTCGAATGTATTGATAAATGGGTATCTGAAAGTTGGGAAGTTGGATGATGCAATTcgtgtttttgatggtatggtGAAGAAAGATATTGTTTCTTGTAGTGCGATGATCGATGGGTATTCCAAGAATGGGAGAGTTATCGAGGCTCGGGGGTTGTTTGATAAGATGAAGGAGAGAAATGAGGTCACTTGGGGTGCTATGATTGATGGATATATGAAAAATTGTTGTTTCGAGGATGGATTTGATTTGTTTCtaagaatgagaagagaaaGTGATGTGAGACTTGAGCCTACTATGCTGACGATTGTTTTAGAAGCTTGTGGAATATTTAGTAGGCATCGACAAGGTTATCAAGTTCATGGATTGGTTTCTCGTTTGGGATTTGAATTTGATGTTTTCTTGGGTAATTCATTGATTACTATGTATTCTAGATTTGGTTGTGTAGATGCAGCTAAAAGTGTGTTCGATTCGAtgttaaggaaagatgttattTCTTGGAATTCTCTTATTAGTGCTTTTGTTCAAGCTGGAAATCTTGAAGAGGGATATGAGCTTTTTAAGAGGGCTCCGGAAAAGGATGTTGTTTCATGGACAGCGATGATTACCGGGTTTTCTGAAAAAGGGTTGACTGAAAAATgtgttgatttatttaaaatgattCCTGAGAAAGACGATGTTGCATGGACAGCTCTTATCTCTAGTTTTGTAAATAAAGGGGAATATGAGGAGGCTTTTCGCTGGTTTATTAAAATGCTTCAAAGTGCAGTTAGACCAAATCCGTTAACTTTAAGTAGTATGCTTAGTGCTTCAGCTGGTATGGCAACGTTAAATCAAGGTCTGCAAATTCATGCTCGTGTTTTGAAAATGGATATGGAGTTTGAGTTGTCTATACAAAGTTCTCTTATCTCAATGTATTCCAAGTGTGGAAGTTTAGATGATGCTTACAGGATCTTCAAGTTCATAAATTTCCCGAATATTGTTTCTTTGAATGCAATGATTACTGGATTTGCCCAAAATGGCTATGCCAAAGAAGCACTTAAGTTGTTTCACCAGTTGCAGAATGAAGGTGAGCAACCTAATAGTATCACTTTCCTAGGGGTTCTATCGGCATGTATGCATGCCAGGCTCGTAGAAGAAGGATGGAACTACTTCAAATCTATGAGATCATTATACAACATTGAACCAGAGCCTGATCATTATACTAGCATGGTTGATATTCTAGGACGAGCTGGTTTACTTGATGAAGCagttaatttgattaattcCATGCCATTCAAGACACATTCTGGGGTTTGGGGTGCTCTTCTGAGTGCTAGCAAGACTCACTTGCGTCTTGATCTTGCAAAGCTTGCAGCTCAGAGGATTTCGGACTTAGAACCGAGTAATGCCGCTCCGTACGTGGTCTTGTCTGACCTGTATTCTATTGTTGGAAAGAAGAATGATGAAGAACAAGTTAGGCTGGcaaagaaattgaaaagaataaagaaatttCCAGGTTGCAGTTGGGTTTTGTTGAAAAACAGCATTGGTTTGTTTCTCTCTGGAGACCAGTCCCATTTGAACTTTGAAGAGATCGGCTGCACGTTGTGGACAATTATGGATGAAATGAAACAATTAAGTTGCATAGACCATGACTTGTTACCAcattaa
- the LOC132031422 gene encoding UDP-glucosyltransferase 29-like gives MEAKKNTTSVIMLPWLAHGHISPFIELAKKLANRNFHIYMCSTPVILHSIKKKGSLEEKYTRSIELVEFHLPSLPNLPPHYHTTNGLPPHLMTTLRKAFEMSIPNFSKILQTLNPDLVIYDFNLPWAAECSSSVNIPAVQFLTFSAAMIALGIHMYDKPREMFPFQEIYLHEYERLSMKKALKALGGKFPFDEGLRRSHNIILVKTCRDFEGKYMDYLSSLVSKKIVPVGTLVQESSIDQDAHEEIMQWLDKKEKGSTVFVSFGSEYFLSKEQIHAVAQGLELSKVNFVWVIRFPQCESIGIQDALPEGFLERVGERGKVMEWAPQATILQHTSIGGFVSHCGWSSFTESMKLGVPIIAMPMQVDQPINARLVEYIGMGMEALRDENGKLQNEEIAKAIRKVVVEKSGEAVRKKAKELSEKMNAKGDEEMDGVVEELAALCNNK, from the coding sequence ATGGAGGCCAAGAAAAACACCACTAGTGTAATCATGTTACCATGGCTAGCCCATGGTCACATAAGTCCATTCATAGAGCTAGCCAAGAAGCTTGCAAATAGGAACTTCCACATTTACATGTGTTCCACTCCTGTAATCCTACACTCCATCAAGAAAAAAGGATCACTCGAAGAGAAGTATACTCGGTCGATAGAATTAGTTGAGTTTCATCTTCCATCATTGCCAAATCTTCCTCCTCATTACCACACTACCAATGGCCTTCCACCCCATCTCATGACCACCCTCAGAAAAGCTTTTGAAATGAGCATTCCAAACTTTTCTAAGATATTACAAACTCTAAATCCAGACTTGGTCATTTATGACTTCAATCTGCCATGGGCTGCTGAGTGTTCCTCCTCTGTGAACATTCCTGCTGTGCAGTTCCTCACTTTTAGCGCAGCCATGATCGCTTTGGGCATCCACATGTATGATAAGCCTAGAGAAATGTtcccatttcaagaaatttaccTGCACGAATATGAAAGGCTTTCAATGAAGAAAGCTCTTAAAGCATTAGGTGGGAAGTTCCCATTCGACGAGGGTCTTAGGCGATCACACAACATTATTCTGGTTAAAACTTGTAGAGATTTTGAAGGGAAATATATGGATTATCTTTCAAGTTTGGTCTCCAAGAAAATAGTCCCGGTTGGTACACTAGTTCAAGAATCCAGCATTGACCAAGATGCTCATGAGGAGATCATGCAATGGCTtgacaagaaagaaaaaggctCAACTGTGTTTGTTTCATTTGGGAGTGAGTATTTTCTTTCTAAGGAGCAGATACATGCAGTAGCTCAAGGTCTAGAGCTTAGCAAAGTGAACTTCGTTTGGGTCATCAGATTTCCACAATGTGAAAGTATTGGTATTCAAGATGCATTACCAGAAGGATTCCTTGAAAGGGTAGGAGAAAGAGGAAAGGTTATGGAATGGGCTCCTCAAGCAACAATTCTTCAACACACGAGCATTGGTGGCTTCGTGAGTCACTGTGGATGGAGTTCTTTCACGGAAAGTATGAAGTTAGGTGTGCCCATAATAGCCATGCCTATGCAGGTTGACCAACCAATCAATGCCAGGCTTGTGGAATATATTGGGATGGGAATGGAGGCACTGAGGGATGAGAACGGGAAACTACAGAATGAAGAGATTGCAAAGGCAATAAGGAAGGTGGTAGTGGAGAAAAGTGGGGAGGCTGTGAGGAAGAAAGCCAAGGAACTAAGTGAGAAAATGAATGCGAAAGGGGATGAAGAGATGGATGGTGTGGTGGAAGAACTAGCAGCACTTTGTAACAACAAATGA